A single window of Caldicellulosiruptor bescii DSM 6725 DNA harbors:
- a CDS encoding EAL domain-containing protein, whose protein sequence is MRNNKAILFVFTVLLMLFHISLANASHTPVKFEVDKNYPPFSYTSGGRIYGFTIDLANLVFEPDKFKLELSSDEWSQVYKKLVEGKIDVTAPVAIIEERKKEVHFSKPIFTRHVGLYTSKEFSKNISLKNLEDFMVGVMQSDYTETLLKEKLGVNKYYTYPTIEDLIYALVDGKIDAALMSQEIANYFLVKNNLSDRAELKIKNIFTVKSAFAVSKKRPELVAYINQRLNFLINKGIFDELYYNYFSTYSPEYFERKNRQILLSALYLLIIILFAASVIIFVMTRINRGLERGKQAYEKYAQLLAENANAIVLTLNLKGEIIYFNKFAEQITGYKSEEVVGKKWVDIFIPSHRREYIENLFKRISEVKILNDHENEIVTKNGDTRWILWNNTLIENPYLNEPLIISTGLDITQIKRTQQLLEESYEEIEQTNQELMNTLDILNKQSEMLMEEKEKYKFLVENVSDCIWEIDFNEKKIEFYGKLKDQFDIDVIKSKNDFSAWLEFFHEDDRATVFKKLQDAILLHEEKVEFESRIRDKHGNWRWISSHVQILYNEEDKPEKIIAVNIDWTAKKEYEHRIEYIAYYDALTNLPNRKLFEDRLESLIKKAEDEKTQGAVVLIDIDNFKDINDLYGHEAGDEYLIAVTKKILEYLNSIKLNTFFARVGGDEFAVILDGLAKKEEVIEVCTKLLGIFESEIYIQKIEGCIFTSASIGVSFYPDDGRSVKEIFRNVDMALSSAKENGKNDFQIFMPFMLMKNFKKIEIEKSLKKAIEADQFELYYQPVINLKDMEIHSVEALLRWVSPEKGIISPLEFIPVAEDSGLIVKIGEMVIEKAFSDLKNWEKKGISYLHMAINISARQLKTKFFEKMIQKQIERYGVNPQKISFEITETGAVENFDVSLKILSFLCQLGIKFLIDDFGTGYSSLIYLRRLPIGGVKIDRSFISEIELSKESRAIVEGIILMAHKLDLKVIAEGVETKRELEILKEIGCDFAQGYLFSKPVPKTEIEKLLIERKITV, encoded by the coding sequence ATGAGAAATAATAAAGCTATTCTATTTGTGTTTACAGTCTTGCTGATGTTATTTCATATATCACTTGCAAATGCCAGTCATACACCTGTGAAATTTGAAGTTGATAAAAACTATCCGCCATTTTCTTATACATCAGGCGGCAGGATTTATGGATTTACCATTGACCTTGCAAATCTTGTATTTGAACCTGACAAGTTCAAACTTGAACTTTCAAGCGATGAATGGAGTCAGGTTTACAAAAAGCTTGTCGAAGGAAAAATTGATGTCACAGCTCCTGTTGCCATAATTGAAGAGAGAAAAAAAGAGGTGCATTTTTCAAAACCAATATTTACACGACATGTAGGACTTTATACATCCAAAGAATTTTCGAAAAATATATCGCTTAAAAACCTTGAGGATTTCATGGTAGGAGTTATGCAATCTGATTACACAGAAACCCTTTTAAAAGAAAAGCTGGGTGTAAATAAATATTATACGTACCCTACAATTGAAGATTTGATTTACGCCTTGGTGGATGGAAAGATTGATGCTGCCTTGATGTCCCAGGAAATAGCCAATTACTTTCTTGTTAAAAATAACCTGAGCGACAGGGCAGAGCTCAAAATCAAAAACATCTTTACTGTAAAAAGTGCATTTGCTGTGAGCAAGAAAAGACCAGAACTTGTTGCGTACATAAACCAGAGGTTAAATTTTCTTATAAACAAAGGTATATTTGATGAGCTTTATTACAACTATTTTTCCACATATTCACCTGAATACTTTGAGAGGAAAAACAGGCAAATATTACTGTCTGCCTTGTATCTTTTAATCATAATACTTTTTGCTGCGTCTGTGATAATATTTGTAATGACAAGAATAAATAGAGGACTTGAACGTGGCAAACAAGCTTATGAAAAGTACGCCCAGCTTTTAGCAGAGAATGCAAATGCAATTGTTTTGACTCTCAACTTAAAAGGCGAAATAATATATTTTAACAAGTTTGCAGAACAGATTACTGGGTACAAAAGTGAAGAGGTTGTGGGCAAAAAATGGGTTGATATTTTTATTCCTTCCCACAGGCGTGAGTATATAGAAAATCTTTTTAAAAGAATTTCAGAAGTAAAGATTTTAAATGACCATGAAAATGAGATTGTGACAAAAAATGGCGACACAAGATGGATTTTGTGGAACAATACTCTTATCGAAAACCCGTACTTAAACGAGCCTTTGATTATTTCAACAGGGCTTGACATAACGCAGATAAAAAGAACACAACAGCTTTTAGAAGAAAGCTACGAAGAGATTGAACAGACCAACCAGGAACTTATGAATACCTTGGATATTTTAAACAAGCAGTCGGAAATGTTGATGGAAGAAAAAGAAAAATACAAGTTTCTGGTAGAAAATGTCTCTGATTGTATCTGGGAGATAGATTTTAATGAAAAGAAGATTGAATTTTATGGAAAGCTCAAAGATCAATTTGACATTGATGTGATAAAATCAAAAAACGATTTTTCAGCATGGCTTGAATTTTTCCATGAGGATGACAGAGCTACTGTATTCAAAAAATTGCAGGATGCTATACTTCTTCATGAAGAGAAAGTGGAATTTGAATCACGTATAAGAGACAAACACGGAAACTGGCGCTGGATTTCCTCTCATGTTCAGATTTTATACAACGAAGAAGATAAACCTGAGAAGATTATTGCAGTAAACATTGACTGGACAGCCAAAAAAGAGTATGAACATAGGATAGAATACATTGCCTACTATGATGCACTGACAAACCTGCCAAACAGGAAACTGTTTGAAGATAGGTTGGAGAGTCTGATTAAAAAAGCCGAAGATGAGAAAACTCAAGGTGCTGTTGTGCTCATAGACATTGACAATTTTAAGGACATTAACGACCTGTATGGGCATGAAGCCGGAGATGAATACTTAATTGCTGTAACCAAGAAGATTTTAGAATATCTCAATAGCATAAAACTTAATACCTTTTTTGCAAGAGTTGGGGGAGACGAATTTGCCGTAATTCTGGATGGTCTTGCTAAAAAGGAGGAGGTAATTGAGGTTTGCACTAAGCTTCTTGGCATCTTTGAAAGTGAGATTTATATACAAAAGATAGAAGGTTGCATCTTTACCTCCGCCTCAATAGGTGTATCATTTTATCCTGACGATGGCAGAAGCGTCAAAGAAATTTTCAGAAATGTTGACATGGCACTATCTTCTGCAAAAGAAAATGGCAAGAACGATTTTCAAATTTTTATGCCTTTCATGCTGATGAAGAATTTTAAAAAAATTGAAATTGAAAAAAGTCTCAAAAAGGCTATTGAAGCTGACCAGTTTGAGCTTTATTACCAGCCTGTTATAAACTTAAAAGATATGGAGATTCATTCTGTGGAAGCCCTTTTGAGATGGGTCTCACCCGAAAAAGGTATCATCTCACCGCTTGAATTTATTCCTGTTGCAGAAGACAGCGGGCTTATAGTAAAAATTGGTGAGATGGTCATAGAAAAGGCTTTTTCGGACCTTAAAAATTGGGAGAAAAAGGGGATTAGCTATCTACACATGGCGATAAATATTTCAGCACGACAGCTTAAGACAAAGTTTTTTGAGAAGATGATACAAAAACAAATTGAGCGATATGGTGTTAATCCACAAAAAATTTCATTTGAGATAACCGAAACAGGAGCTGTTGAAAATTTTGATGTTTCACTCAAGATTTTAAGTTTTCTCTGCCAGCTGGGAATAAAATTTTTGATAGACGACTTTGGGACAGGGTATTCATCTTTGATTTATTTGAGAAGGCTTCCAATTGGAGGAGTTAAAATAGACAGAAGCTTTATTTCAGAGATTGAATTATCAAAAGAGAGCAGAGCAATTGTTGAGGGCATAATATTGATGGCTCATAAGCTTGATTTAAAAGTTATAGCAGAGGGTGTTGAGACTAAAAGAGAGCTTGAGATTTTAAAAGAAATAGGATGCGATTTTGCACAGGGGTATTTATTTTCAAAGCCCGTGCCAAAAACTGAAATTGAAAAGCTTTTGATAGAAAGAAAAATAACTGTCTAA
- a CDS encoding stage V sporulation protein S translates to MEVLKVAATSMPQKVANALAAIVKEQGEAELQAVGASAVNQAVKAIAIARGKVAPNGIDLYVIPAFADIVIDGEKKTAIKFIVKSR, encoded by the coding sequence ATGGAAGTTTTAAAAGTTGCTGCTACATCAATGCCTCAGAAGGTTGCAAATGCGCTTGCTGCAATTGTAAAAGAACAGGGTGAAGCAGAACTTCAGGCTGTTGGTGCATCTGCTGTAAACCAAGCTGTAAAAGCTATTGCTATTGCTCGTGGAAAGGTTGCTCCAAACGGAATTGACCTTTATGTAATTCCAGCATTTGCAGATATAGTAATTGACGGTGAGAAGAAGACAGCTATCAAGTTCATTGTAAAGTCAAGATAA